The region GCCAGCAGCTCGGGCATGCAGGCGTAGCTGCCCGGGAGGCCGTAGACGCGCGCCTGTCCCGAGCTCAGCAGCTCGCCCTGCACCCACGCGCGTTCGCCGTCCTGCTCGACGAACAGGTGCGCCAGCGTGCGGCCGTAGCGATCGCGCGTGCGCCCCGACGTGGCGAGCGATACGGAGCGGCCGAGCACGAGCGCGCGCAGCGCCGCCGTCGCGTCCTCCTCGGCTTTCCATGGCTGCGCACCGGGGTTGAGGTCCGGTGAGCGCGGCGCCAGCGCGCCGATGAGGCGCACCTCCTGATTGT is a window of Actinomycetota bacterium DNA encoding:
- a CDS encoding thermonuclease family protein, giving the protein MGICVQRLASAVAVALAATTAVAAAAAPGGNGEPPQCTLQAGPTRAVIRVLDAETILLDDNQEVRLIGALAPRSPDLNPGAQPWKAEEDATAALRALVLGRSVSLATSGRTRDRYGRTLAHLFVEQDGERAWVQGELLSSGQARVYGLPGSYACMPELLA